The following nucleotide sequence is from Dialister pneumosintes.
TTTTATTATCCATCTATTTCAAATGCTGCAATACTTCCCCGCTGCGTTTTTTCTATACGTAAACGAGTAGTAATTCTTTCTTCTAACTCTGATACATGAGAAATAATCCCAATCATACGGTTTTGCCCTTGCATTGCAATTAAAGTTTTCATGGCTAAATCTAAGGTTTCTTGATCAAGACTGCCAAACCCTTCATCTATGAACATAGAATCTAAATGGACTCCACCGGCGTACTCTTGTACTACATCTGCCAATCCAAGTGCCAAAGATAGAGAAGCTAAGAAAGTTTCTCCTCCGGAAAGAGTAGAAGCTACTCTAGACTTTCCGGTATAACTATCCATAACTTCTAAATCCAATCCTCCCGTTTTTCTGGCATCCACTCTTTCACCACGAGCACGTTGCAGCTGGTAACGACCTCCACTCATGACAGAAAGCCTTACATCTGCTTTACGAGTTACATCATCCAACAAGGCACCAAGAACAAATCTTTCAAGATTTACACCAGTCTCCGTTCCTCGAATAACCATATGTAAACCTCCTATAACTGCATGTTTCTTTTCTTTCTCCGCTCCTAATGTTTCAAGTTTTTCAATTTCTTCTAAAGTCTTTTTACGTGTCTTATATTGTTCTTCCAATCTAGTTAATTCTGATAAAACCGTTTTCGTTTTACCATCTAATGTATCTCTTTGTTTATTCCATGCCTCTATATCCGGCTTTTTCTCTCCGGCAATTCTTTTACTCTCATTTTCAATAATTTGTTTTGCAGACTTTATATCCGCTTCATAAGCAGTTAACTCTTCTGTTAACTCTTTAATTTGAGGAATTCTCTGATTATATCTCTGCTGTTCTTTTTCATCAGAAAAACCTTCTTCCCTAATTTTTTTCTTAAAGTCGGAATAAGAATTCTCATAGGTATTATTAAGTACAGATAAATCATTTTTTAATATCTGTAAACACGCTTTTTGTTTCTCAAACTCTTGTTTAGATTCATTAAGCAAAGTTTCTATTTGATGTCGTTGTTTTTCATAAGAATTACAGATAGAATCCAACTCTTGTATTTTTTTATTAAGTACTTTTAATTGTTTAAATTCTTGCGGAATCTTTCTATGCAATTCAGCCCAGAGACTTTCTGTCCTCACATAGGTATCTTTTTTCAAAAGAAATTCTTTATTTCGGTACTCTTCATGCTTTCCTCTCGCTTCTTTTGCCATCTGTTCCGCATCTACCGCTTGTTTTTTAGCTTGCTTTACATCTTCTTTTGTAATGGATTCTTCTCTATAAGCAGACGGTTTGGGATGTACTAAAGAACCACATACCGGACAAGGTTTTCCATCTTCTAATGTATTTGCCAAAAAAGAGGCTTGATTATGAGTAAATTTTTCTGCTAAAGCTTCTGCAATATTTCGAGTCAACCTTACTTTCTCTTCTGCCGTTTTATACACATCATCTAATTTTTGATAAGTTAACTGTGCTTGTTCCCATTCTTGTTTTGCCTTCGCTAAAGCTCCTGTAATTTCCTCAAATTTTTCAACTTCCGGTTTTAAAGTAGTCAGAATGGTAAGTTTTTTTGCCATTTCTTCCTGTTTTTCCTTATCTTTTTGTATAGCATCAAAAGCAAGCTCTGCTTCTTCCTTTCTTTTTGCTATAATTTCAAATTGATTTATCCCCTTCTCTATAGCTTTCTTTTTATCCAATCGATTTTTAAAAAGTTCTACTAAAGCATTTCGAGTAGGTGCTAACCGTTCTGCAGCTTTAATTTTATCCAGTTCAATGGTTTTCTGCTGCATCTCTTTATGCTTTGACTCCAATCCGGACAAAGATTCTTTTGCTATAGATAATCGAGAAAAAGCATCATTAAGTGCAACCACCTTACTATAAGACTCTTGGAAAAGCTTTTGTTTTTGCTCCAACTCTTTCCATTTTTTTCTTTTTTCTTTTTCTAACGCCGCATCTTGGATAATACATTGTTTTAACGCTTCTGTACTTGCAAATTCCTGTGTAGTCAAAAGAGTTGCAATTCGTTCTCTCATTCCTGTTACTTCATGCTCTAAATCCAAGACCATTCTTTTTAATTTTTGCTCAATTAACCCATATCTGTAAGTTCCAAATAATTTCTGCATAATTTCTTGCCGTTGACTGGAACCTGCCAACAATAAATCTTTGAAATCTCCTTGCGGTAAAAGAATAATTTGTCGAAATTGGTCAAATCCGATTCCCAATAAATCTTCCACCGCTTTTTCTACACCCTTAGTTGTTATGTTTCGAATAACATTCCCTTTGTTATCAATCTCATTAAAAAGTGCTTTACCAGCTTTTTCTACCGGTTTATCAGTATCTCCACGTTTTCGTTTTGCCTGTTGTGTAGGGCTTCGATGTACACGATAATACTTATCCCCCAAACAAAAATCAAACTCTACATAGGTTTCTCGCTCAAGAGTTGCATGGGAAGAACGCATACTTTCTCCAGTTCGCATTTCACCACTCGTTCTTCCATATAAGGCATAGCACATAGCATCTAAAATAGTGGATTTTCCTGCACCTGTAGGTCCACAAATCAAAAATAGCATATGATTTCCTAACGTAGTAAAATCAAGCTCTTGTAAATCAGCATAGGGACCAAAAGCGCTCATAGTTAATTTTATCGGTCTCATGGGGTCGCCTCTTCTTTAATTTCCTCTAATATATGTTGAATATACTTTTTTTCCTCATCATTTAATTTTCTATTTCTAAACTCTTCCATAAAAATTTCTATCATATCCAGTTCACTAACTTTTTTATGCAAATCAAGATGACGCTCCCCACTATCCTCTTTAGTTAATCTTCTACTGGTTAATGCCATAATATGTGGATAACGTGTGCGCAATCGAGCCATCGCATCAATAACAGGATTTTCATCCATCAAGTCAGCACGAATAAAATCATCATTATATAAATCTTCTTGTTGCATTAATTCTGCAAAAGTACCGGTAATAATTCTTACATTATGTCTTGGTTTTAATGGTATAAAACGAGTAGTTACCTGCCCTTCTCCATTAATTTCTCCAACAATAATACCTTTTTTCTGCTTTACTTCACTAAAAGAATATTTCAATAAACTCCCACTATAACGAATAACATCTGACCCCGCTTTCTGTGGAGCATGCAAATGTCCCAATGCAGTATAATTATAGTCTTTAAAAATATCTGCTTGAATTTGTTCCGTACCTCCGATATCTAAAGGTCTTTCTGAATCACTTGCCAATCCACCTGCTACGTATTCATGTGCAATAGCAATCTTACGAGAATGCTGAGGTAATGTTGCTAATATACTTTCTGATAAAGCCCGCTCCGCACTATCATGATCTCGAATAGCATCACATTGCAAATAATGACGAATCACACTAGGTTCCGCATAAGGAAGTGGAACAAAAATTACATCTCCCCATGTATCTTTTAAAACAATAGGGCTCGTAGTTATTCCCAGTTCTCCGCATATATAAAGTCCCTGTTTACGTAAAAGATGAGATGCAAAAGATAAGCGTTCTGCACTGTCATGATTGCCGGAAATAACAATCATTGGAATTTTTCTTTTATCACAAATTTCATATACTATTTCATTAAATAAATCTACTGCTTCTGCAGGAGGAACAGATCTATCATATACATCCCCGGCTAATAAAATAACATCCGGTTTTTCTTCATCTACAAGAGGGATAAATTGCTCTTTTAATATCCATTCTTGTTCTTCAGTAAGATATCCTCCATAAAACAGTTTTCCCAAATGCCAATCCGCGGTATGTATAAATTTCATAATGCCTCCTATGCATAAGCATCTGTTATTACTTATATATTAAAGATATTCATCGATAATTCATTTATTTTTTATTATACCAAACCTCAGTTTACTACGACTGTAAACTGCCATATCAAAAAAGAGACGTTATATAACGTCTCTTTTATTTCTTGTAACAAGTACCTTATCTATTCTACGATTATCACAATCTATTACTTCAAAAATAAACTCTCCAAAACTTGTTTTTTCTGTTTCTTTAGGAATATATCCAAAACGATATGTTACAAATCCTCCTACAGTTTTATAGTAATCTTTTGCTTCTCCGGGTAACTCTTCTTCTATTGAAAAATAGTTTCTAAAATCATCGATTGTACAAAGACCTTCCACTAGCCAAGTATCTTCCGCATAGGGAACGATTTTATTTTTCTCCTCTGCTACATCTTCTTGATTCCCAGGCATATTTCCTAAAAGTTGTTCTAATACGTCATGAAGAGTAACCATTCCTGTTAATATACCATATTCATCAATGACAATAGCTTCGTGAGTCCCTTTTTCTTTAAAAGTAGAAAGGATTTTGTCTAAAGTAAGTGTCTCAGGAATTAAAACCGGAGTATATAAACATTTTTTTATAGATTCCTTTATACTTTGCCTACCTTGTGTTTGATGTTGATCAAGTAATACATCCGTTGTCCCGATAAGACCGGAAAATTCATCTAAGGAGCCTTTGCCTACAGGCAGTCTGTAATGTTCACTTTGCTCTACCATTTTCCAAATCACTTCATCAGATTCGTCTATATCCACCCAATAAAACACACTGCGAGGAGTCATACAATCCGCTGCTGTTAAATCATTCATCTGAAATACACGATCGATAATTTCCGGCTCTTCTTTATCAAAAGTCCCAAGGCGTGCACCTTGTTGTAATAAAACCATAATTTCTTCTTCCGATACAGACTTTTCACGCTCCATATGAATTCCCATAGCAGAAACTACATGCTTAGTAGACCAAGTACAAAAAGATATAATCGGTCTAAATATACGAGCTGTCCATAACATAGGACCTGCCACTAAACAAGCTACTTTTTCCGGCTGTGCAATAGCAATCCACTTTGGTACCAATTCTCCTATAATCAAAGATACATAGGTAACTAATGCCATAACAATAAATAAAGACAATCCCTCTGCATAGTCAGCTAACAAAGGAGTCTTTCTAAGTACATTTGCCATGGGACCTGCTAAGGAAGC
It contains:
- a CDS encoding SbcC/MukB-like Walker B domain-containing protein, giving the protein MRPIKLTMSAFGPYADLQELDFTTLGNHMLFLICGPTGAGKSTILDAMCYALYGRTSGEMRTGESMRSSHATLERETYVEFDFCLGDKYYRVHRSPTQQAKRKRGDTDKPVEKAGKALFNEIDNKGNVIRNITTKGVEKAVEDLLGIGFDQFRQIILLPQGDFKDLLLAGSSQRQEIMQKLFGTYRYGLIEQKLKRMVLDLEHEVTGMRERIATLLTTQEFASTEALKQCIIQDAALEKEKRKKWKELEQKQKLFQESYSKVVALNDAFSRLSIAKESLSGLESKHKEMQQKTIELDKIKAAERLAPTRNALVELFKNRLDKKKAIEKGINQFEIIAKRKEEAELAFDAIQKDKEKQEEMAKKLTILTTLKPEVEKFEEITGALAKAKQEWEQAQLTYQKLDDVYKTAEEKVRLTRNIAEALAEKFTHNQASFLANTLEDGKPCPVCGSLVHPKPSAYREESITKEDVKQAKKQAVDAEQMAKEARGKHEEYRNKEFLLKKDTYVRTESLWAELHRKIPQEFKQLKVLNKKIQELDSICNSYEKQRHQIETLLNESKQEFEKQKACLQILKNDLSVLNNTYENSYSDFKKKIREEGFSDEKEQQRYNQRIPQIKELTEELTAYEADIKSAKQIIENESKRIAGEKKPDIEAWNKQRDTLDGKTKTVLSELTRLEEQYKTRKKTLEEIEKLETLGAEKEKKHAVIGGLHMVIRGTETGVNLERFVLGALLDDVTRKADVRLSVMSGGRYQLQRARGERVDARKTGGLDLEVMDSYTGKSRVASTLSGGETFLASLSLALGLADVVQEYAGGVHLDSMFIDEGFGSLDQETLDLAMKTLIAMQGQNRMIGIISHVSELEERITTRLRIEKTQRGSIAAFEIDG
- a CDS encoding exonuclease SbcCD subunit D, yielding MKFIHTADWHLGKLFYGGYLTEEQEWILKEQFIPLVDEEKPDVILLAGDVYDRSVPPAEAVDLFNEIVYEICDKRKIPMIVISGNHDSAERLSFASHLLRKQGLYICGELGITTSPIVLKDTWGDVIFVPLPYAEPSVIRHYLQCDAIRDHDSAERALSESILATLPQHSRKIAIAHEYVAGGLASDSERPLDIGGTEQIQADIFKDYNYTALGHLHAPQKAGSDVIRYSGSLLKYSFSEVKQKKGIIVGEINGEGQVTTRFIPLKPRHNVRIITGTFAELMQQEDLYNDDFIRADLMDENPVIDAMARLRTRYPHIMALTSRRLTKEDSGERHLDLHKKVSELDMIEIFMEEFRNRKLNDEEKKYIQHILEEIKEEATP
- a CDS encoding hemolysin family protein; the encoded protein is MENNGPLWPELLILFLLILGNAVCSLAEISIVGARKTKLTEMAEEGNKKAELALHMAQHTEELFSTIQVGITTIGILTGMFSGASLAGPMANVLRKTPLLADYAEGLSLFIVMALVTYVSLIIGELVPKWIAIAQPEKVACLVAGPMLWTARIFRPIISFCTWSTKHVVSAMGIHMEREKSVSEEEIMVLLQQGARLGTFDKEEPEIIDRVFQMNDLTAADCMTPRSVFYWVDIDESDEVIWKMVEQSEHYRLPVGKGSLDEFSGLIGTTDVLLDQHQTQGRQSIKESIKKCLYTPVLIPETLTLDKILSTFKEKGTHEAIVIDEYGILTGMVTLHDVLEQLLGNMPGNQEDVAEEKNKIVPYAEDTWLVEGLCTIDDFRNYFSIEEELPGEAKDYYKTVGGFVTYRFGYIPKETEKTSFGEFIFEVIDCDNRRIDKVLVTRNKRDVI